Proteins from a genomic interval of Streptomyces sp. NBC_00820:
- a CDS encoding alpha/beta fold hydrolase, translating into MSAHTTRTRPRSDVGHYVNDALRDRYFDTCDTLYAMGAPADLETDVETSFGTTHVYRYGPTDPVGASRTPIVLIHGSGGCSAQWYPNTPGLSAERPVYALDTPGDPGRSVQREPMWQPERAAQWLDEALGALSLDRVHLVGSSYGGWLVLNQAHRKPGRAASVTLLDPGGLEKVGLRFFVWIFVSLFATFAPKALRPRLASWLEQPVIVVPELRAWIQAGVRAFRIRRPAPLPLTDDELRAIETPLYLALGRRSLLVHPKRQQERVPRLIPGARAEIIADTGHGPAIDHPELLNARMLSFMQDVDSLAPAAGQGGGAA; encoded by the coding sequence GTGTCCGCGCACACGACCCGCACCAGACCACGCAGCGACGTCGGCCACTACGTGAACGACGCCCTGCGCGACCGGTACTTCGACACCTGCGACACCCTCTACGCCATGGGAGCGCCCGCCGACCTCGAGACGGACGTGGAGACGAGCTTCGGCACCACGCACGTCTACCGCTACGGCCCCACGGACCCCGTCGGCGCGTCCCGTACGCCGATCGTCCTGATCCACGGGTCCGGAGGCTGCTCCGCCCAGTGGTACCCCAACACCCCGGGGCTCAGCGCCGAGCGCCCCGTGTACGCGCTGGACACCCCCGGCGATCCCGGTCGCAGCGTCCAGCGCGAACCGATGTGGCAGCCCGAGCGCGCGGCCCAGTGGCTCGACGAGGCGCTCGGCGCACTCAGCCTCGACCGGGTGCACCTCGTCGGTTCCTCCTACGGCGGCTGGCTGGTGCTCAACCAGGCGCACCGCAAACCCGGCAGGGCCGCCTCGGTCACCCTGCTCGACCCCGGCGGCCTGGAGAAAGTGGGCCTGCGCTTCTTCGTCTGGATCTTCGTCAGCCTCTTCGCGACCTTCGCCCCGAAGGCGCTGCGCCCACGTCTCGCCTCCTGGCTGGAGCAGCCGGTCATCGTGGTTCCCGAACTGCGCGCGTGGATCCAGGCGGGCGTCCGGGCCTTCCGGATACGCCGCCCCGCGCCGCTTCCGCTGACCGACGACGAACTGCGCGCCATAGAAACCCCGCTCTACCTCGCCCTGGGCAGGCGGAGCCTGCTCGTACATCCCAAGCGGCAACAGGAGCGCGTGCCGCGCCTGATCCCCGGAGCCCGTGCCGAGATCATCGCCGACACCGGCCACGGCCCCGCGATCGACCACCCCGAGCTGCTCAACGCCCGGATGCTGAGCTTCATGCAGGACGTCGACTCCCTCGCCCCGGCCGCGGGCCAGGGTGGGGGCGCCGCGTAA
- a CDS encoding ricin-type beta-trefoil lectin domain protein, whose protein sequence is MPAHRSRRWTLGGSACLLAAALTSAVLFNTTGPAAHNANAAATVQTWSDDFDGVAGSAPDPGKWTLETGGGGNGNHELQYYTKNTDNAALDGNGNLVITARKNNDSGLQCWYGTCQYTSARMNTAQTFTQAYGRFEARIKIPRGQGMWPAFWMLGDNLGSAGWPGSGEIDIMENVGKEPGTVHGTIHGPGYSGAGGIGAAYTLPDGKAFADDFHVFAVDWSPSAITWSVDGKNYETRTPADVNGNKWVYDHPFFAILNLAVGGDWPGSPDGGTSLPQTMTVDYVHVSASDSPDSGTGGTSRTGAIKGIGGMCVDVAGASSADGTPVQLHNCNGADAQKWTLGTDGTVRTLGKCLDVQGGSTGNGAPVQLYGCNGTKAQQWAYTSAHDLTNVGAGKCLDATGNSAADGTRLQIWTCGGTANQKWTVG, encoded by the coding sequence ATGCCCGCTCATCGCTCACGCCGATGGACCTTAGGAGGGTCGGCGTGTCTCCTCGCCGCCGCCCTCACCTCGGCCGTCCTCTTCAACACGACCGGTCCGGCCGCGCACAACGCCAACGCCGCCGCCACGGTGCAGACCTGGTCCGACGACTTCGACGGAGTCGCGGGCAGCGCGCCCGACCCGGGGAAGTGGACCCTGGAGACGGGAGGCGGCGGCAACGGCAACCACGAGCTGCAGTACTACACGAAGAACACGGACAACGCCGCGCTCGACGGCAACGGCAACCTGGTCATCACCGCCCGCAAGAACAACGACTCGGGCCTGCAGTGCTGGTACGGGACCTGCCAGTACACCTCGGCGCGCATGAACACCGCGCAGACCTTCACCCAGGCGTACGGCCGCTTCGAGGCCCGCATCAAGATCCCGCGCGGTCAGGGCATGTGGCCGGCCTTCTGGATGCTGGGTGACAACCTCGGCAGCGCCGGCTGGCCGGGCAGCGGCGAGATCGACATCATGGAGAACGTCGGCAAGGAGCCCGGCACGGTGCACGGCACCATCCACGGGCCGGGCTACTCCGGTGCCGGTGGCATCGGAGCCGCGTACACCCTGCCCGACGGCAAGGCCTTCGCGGACGACTTCCACGTCTTCGCGGTCGACTGGAGCCCGTCCGCGATCACCTGGTCGGTCGACGGCAAGAACTACGAGACGCGCACCCCGGCCGACGTGAACGGCAACAAGTGGGTCTACGACCACCCCTTCTTCGCCATCCTGAACCTCGCCGTCGGCGGTGACTGGCCCGGCAGCCCCGACGGCGGCACCTCGCTCCCGCAGACCATGACCGTCGACTACGTCCACGTCTCGGCCTCGGACAGCCCCGACTCCGGCACCGGCGGCACGAGCCGCACCGGCGCCATCAAGGGCATCGGCGGCATGTGCGTGGACGTGGCAGGCGCCTCCTCCGCCGACGGCACCCCCGTCCAGCTGCACAACTGCAACGGCGCCGACGCCCAGAAGTGGACGCTGGGCACCGACGGCACCGTACGGACACTCGGCAAGTGCCTGGACGTCCAAGGGGGTTCGACCGGCAACGGCGCCCCCGTACAGCTCTACGGCTGCAACGGGACCAAGGCCCAGCAGTGGGCCTACACCTCCGCCCACGACCTGACCAACGTGGGCGCCGGCAAGTGCCTGGACGCGACCGGCAACTCCGCCGCCGACGGCACCCGGCTGCAGATCTGGACCTGCGGCGGTACCGCCAACCAGAAGTGGACCGTCGGCTAA
- a CDS encoding beta-1,3-glucanase family protein, translating into MTPRHQRNMTRRKMMFALGGAAVGVPALAAIAPYALAGQADGKTAAAAGSLPVTVVNKTGSFDNASAHLYVVGNLDGKQVRLAQDGTLAPIAVSDNGADGFTDYAIPLSGSGDTKLNLPFMSGRIYVSLGQKLKFKAVTDGNGNAALQFPAGWVTSDPNFGILHDCAEFTFNSGGMFCNTTMVDMFSVPMSIRLTGQKDQTTGTLRDGGRAAAFAAVKQVEEFSKLVVDDTRIIAPGHGLDSGIFAKDYFAPYIDEVWSTYTGKDLKITTNAGTFTGRVRGDRFTFDGPAAVSFAKPSTRDVLFCDGNLAAPNDGTTGPVAAVLGAGFNRSTLVSDVAQPATDPAAFYRGDLTNHYAKAIHAATQDGKAYGFAFDDVADFASYIQDTAPTGFTLTLSSF; encoded by the coding sequence ATGACGCCTCGTCACCAGCGCAACATGACCCGCCGCAAGATGATGTTCGCTCTCGGCGGCGCCGCCGTGGGCGTTCCGGCCCTGGCCGCCATCGCCCCCTACGCGCTCGCCGGTCAGGCCGACGGCAAGACCGCCGCGGCGGCCGGATCGCTCCCGGTGACCGTCGTCAACAAGACCGGTTCCTTCGACAACGCCTCCGCGCACCTCTACGTCGTCGGCAACCTGGACGGCAAGCAGGTCCGGCTCGCCCAGGACGGGACGCTCGCCCCCATCGCCGTCTCCGACAACGGGGCGGACGGCTTCACCGACTACGCGATCCCGCTCTCCGGCAGCGGCGACACCAAGCTGAACCTGCCCTTCATGTCGGGCCGCATATACGTCTCCCTCGGCCAGAAGCTGAAGTTCAAGGCCGTCACCGACGGCAACGGCAACGCCGCCCTCCAGTTCCCGGCCGGCTGGGTCACCTCCGACCCCAACTTCGGGATCCTGCACGACTGCGCCGAGTTCACCTTCAACTCGGGCGGCATGTTCTGCAACACCACGATGGTCGACATGTTCAGCGTGCCGATGAGCATCCGGCTCACGGGGCAGAAGGACCAGACGACGGGCACGCTGCGCGACGGCGGGCGGGCCGCCGCCTTCGCGGCGGTCAAGCAGGTCGAGGAGTTCTCGAAGCTCGTCGTGGACGACACGCGCATCATCGCGCCCGGCCACGGCCTGGACTCGGGCATCTTCGCCAAGGACTACTTCGCCCCGTACATCGACGAGGTGTGGAGCACCTACACCGGCAAGGACCTGAAGATCACCACCAACGCGGGTACGTTCACCGGCCGTGTGCGCGGTGACCGGTTCACCTTCGACGGGCCGGCCGCGGTCTCCTTCGCCAAGCCCTCCACGCGTGACGTCCTCTTCTGCGACGGCAACCTCGCCGCGCCGAACGACGGCACCACCGGCCCCGTCGCCGCCGTGCTCGGCGCGGGCTTCAACCGCTCCACGCTGGTCAGCGACGTCGCCCAGCCCGCCACCGACCCGGCCGCGTTCTACCGGGGCGACCTGACCAACCACTACGCGAAGGCGATCCACGCGGCGACCCAGGACGGCAAGGCCTACGGCTTCGCCTTCGACGACGTCGCGGACTTCGCCTCCTACATCCAGGACACCGCCCCCACCGGCTTCACGCTCACGCTCTCGTCGTTCTGA
- a CDS encoding zinc-dependent alcohol dehydrogenase family protein: MRAVVVTQPGSAELAEIPDPSPGPSEVVVRVSSCGLCGTDMHILGGELPSVTYPLVPGHELTGVVVEAGRDVRFPVVGQRVAVDPNTPCGACHYCRIGRGNLCEHYTAVGVTRDGGFAEYVAVPAGRCHVLPEGLSEAAAGLVEPLSCAVHGLSRLPRRPGEHYLVYGAGTMGLMMAALVADAGAASVSVVDPNTRRLDLAKRMGADATAASADELGREHGFEVVIDATGVIAAIEDGLGRVRKGGTFLQFGVADPARRASFSPFLVYNREIDIIGSMAVHNGFQPAVEILAGGLDLDPLVSDVLPLEDFDEAVRRFRSGAGQKIHLAPRADDPRIAAAAATDAAS, from the coding sequence ATGCGCGCTGTCGTGGTCACCCAGCCGGGAAGCGCCGAGCTGGCCGAAATACCCGATCCGAGTCCCGGCCCCTCCGAGGTGGTCGTCCGCGTCAGCTCCTGTGGCCTCTGCGGCACGGACATGCACATCCTGGGCGGCGAGCTGCCGTCCGTGACCTACCCGCTCGTCCCCGGCCACGAGCTGACCGGCGTCGTGGTGGAAGCCGGCCGGGACGTACGCTTCCCGGTGGTCGGCCAGCGCGTCGCCGTGGACCCCAACACCCCGTGCGGCGCCTGCCATTACTGCCGGATCGGCCGCGGCAACCTCTGTGAGCACTACACCGCGGTCGGGGTGACCCGGGACGGCGGTTTCGCCGAGTACGTGGCGGTCCCCGCGGGCCGCTGCCACGTCCTGCCCGAGGGCCTGTCCGAGGCCGCCGCCGGTCTCGTCGAGCCCCTGTCCTGCGCCGTCCACGGCCTCAGCCGGCTCCCCAGGCGCCCCGGTGAGCACTACCTGGTCTACGGCGCCGGGACCATGGGCCTGATGATGGCGGCCCTGGTGGCGGACGCCGGCGCGGCCTCCGTGTCCGTCGTCGACCCCAACACCCGCCGCCTGGATCTCGCCAAGCGCATGGGTGCCGACGCGACCGCCGCGAGCGCCGACGAGCTCGGCCGGGAGCACGGTTTCGAGGTCGTGATCGACGCGACCGGTGTCATCGCGGCCATCGAGGACGGCCTGGGCAGGGTCCGCAAGGGCGGCACCTTCCTGCAGTTCGGCGTCGCCGACCCGGCCAGGCGTGCCTCGTTCTCGCCGTTCCTGGTCTACAACCGCGAGATCGACATCATCGGTTCCATGGCCGTGCACAACGGCTTCCAGCCCGCCGTGGAGATCCTCGCCGGCGGACTGGACCTCGACCCGCTCGTCAGCGACGTCCTGCCGCTCGAGGACTTCGACGAGGCCGTACGGCGCTTCCGCTCCGGCGCGGGACAGAAGATCCACCTCGCCCCGCGGGCGGACGACCCCCGCATCGCGGCGGCCGCGGCCACGGACGCGGCGTCGTGA
- a CDS encoding TetR/AcrR family transcriptional regulator — protein MPKLVDHEERRTQIAEALIRVAGRRGLHAVGMRDVAAEAGVSLRLVQYYFQTKEKLLFYGLQHLTRRFTARMSARLLSAGQDPGPRATIEALLLASLPADEESRTFHLLYTSYAVLSVTDGKLAAEPFIDDPDAAEKAVTHLLRQAQETGLADRDLDAHKEAISLLAMSAAMGTSILVGQREPESAIAVLRYHLDRIFARAE, from the coding sequence ATGCCAAAGCTCGTGGACCACGAGGAACGGCGTACTCAGATCGCCGAGGCCCTCATCCGGGTCGCCGGGCGGCGCGGACTGCACGCGGTCGGTATGCGCGACGTGGCCGCCGAGGCCGGCGTGTCGCTGCGGCTCGTGCAGTACTACTTCCAGACGAAGGAGAAGCTGCTCTTCTACGGGCTGCAGCATCTGACCCGGCGTTTCACCGCCCGCATGAGCGCCCGCCTCCTGTCGGCCGGTCAGGACCCGGGCCCGCGCGCGACCATCGAGGCCCTCCTCCTCGCCTCTCTCCCTGCCGACGAGGAGAGCCGCACCTTCCACCTGCTCTACACCTCGTACGCGGTCCTGTCCGTGACCGACGGGAAACTCGCCGCCGAGCCCTTCATCGACGACCCCGACGCCGCCGAGAAGGCGGTGACCCACCTGCTGCGACAGGCACAGGAAACCGGTCTGGCCGACCGTGACCTCGACGCACACAAGGAGGCGATCAGCCTGCTGGCCATGTCGGCGGCCATGGGGACCAGCATCCTCGTGGGCCAGCGGGAGCCGGAATCGGCCATCGCGGTACTGCGCTACCACCTGGACCGGATCTTCGCGCGAGCCGAGTGA
- a CDS encoding aldo/keto reductase: MSTVPTRLLPDGLSTPALGFGTYPLAGSEAEAAVLSALEAGYRMIDTAASYGNESEVGRAVAASGLPREDVFLTTKLRGADHGYERTLRAFSASAERLGVDYVDLYLIHWPLPRLDAYADSWRAMIELREQGLVRSIGVSNFTVRHLDRLAEETGVMPAVNQIEMHPHFPQARLREEHAARNVETQSWSPLGRGDGLLTEPVVVELAHRHGVTPAQVVLRWHLQLDAVPIPKSASPTRRSANLDVFGFALSEEETASLSVLERGRTGGDPDTHEEF; encoded by the coding sequence ATGAGCACGGTCCCCACACGTCTCCTCCCGGACGGTCTGTCCACCCCCGCCCTCGGCTTCGGGACGTACCCGCTCGCCGGATCCGAGGCGGAGGCCGCGGTCCTGAGCGCGCTCGAAGCCGGTTACCGGATGATCGACACCGCCGCGAGCTACGGCAACGAGTCCGAGGTCGGCCGGGCCGTCGCCGCGAGCGGCCTGCCGCGCGAGGACGTGTTCCTCACCACCAAGCTGCGCGGTGCCGACCACGGTTACGAGCGGACCCTGCGCGCGTTCTCGGCGTCCGCCGAACGGCTCGGCGTGGACTACGTGGACCTCTACCTGATCCACTGGCCCCTTCCCCGGCTCGACGCGTACGCCGACTCCTGGCGGGCGATGATCGAGCTGCGCGAGCAGGGCCTGGTGCGGTCGATCGGCGTCAGCAACTTCACCGTACGACACCTCGACCGGCTCGCCGAGGAGACCGGTGTCATGCCGGCGGTCAACCAGATCGAGATGCACCCCCACTTCCCGCAGGCGCGGTTGCGGGAGGAACACGCCGCCCGGAACGTCGAGACCCAGAGCTGGAGTCCGCTGGGGCGCGGCGACGGGCTGCTCACGGAGCCGGTCGTGGTCGAGCTGGCTCACCGGCACGGCGTCACCCCGGCCCAGGTGGTGCTGCGCTGGCACCTCCAGCTCGACGCGGTCCCGATCCCCAAGTCGGCCTCGCCGACCCGCCGGAGCGCCAACCTGGACGTCTTCGGCTTCGCTCTGAGCGAGGAGGAGACCGCGTCCCTGTCCGTGCTCGAACGCGGACGGACCGGAGGCGACCCGGACACCCACGAGGAGTTCTGA
- a CDS encoding sugar porter family MFS transporter → MSRLPEPGTTPKRRPRLRNALIWVFGALGGILWGYDTGVISGAMLFIRQDIALTPLLEGLVVSGLLVGAMVGAGLAGKLSDAWGRRRLILGAALVFIVGTFAAAFAPQASFLIGARLLIGVGVGIASVVVPLYLTELAPVEVRGGLASLMQLLVTVGIFLAYLTDYALADAHAWRWMIGLGVVPAAVLALGILTQPESPRWLAGRGRRDDARDVLTRLRGDGEAARAELGEIEKTLEQERAQTERLNLRALLAPRLRPVLVVGVLLVFFQNFGGINTIIYYAPTLLTSIGFGANGAILANVGIGLVNMLMTLPAMRLIDRRGRRPLLLWGSVGMCAGMVVLAAVNLTPLGHGPLLAPLTLFGVALYVAAFAASWGPVQWVMLPELFPTRIRAGAVGVCVVFNWLFNMAVALVFPSLLSAWGAGANFVIFAVTTFLSGVFVKRLLPETRGRTLEQIERDLLHRGETATAADGTESRPAELPAPTASVG, encoded by the coding sequence GTGAGCCGCCTGCCGGAGCCCGGGACGACGCCGAAGCGGCGGCCACGGCTGCGGAACGCCCTGATCTGGGTGTTCGGTGCCCTCGGCGGCATCCTGTGGGGATACGACACCGGTGTGATCTCCGGCGCGATGCTCTTCATACGCCAGGACATCGCCCTGACGCCGCTGCTGGAGGGCCTGGTCGTCTCCGGGCTCCTGGTGGGTGCCATGGTGGGCGCCGGACTGGCCGGGAAGCTCTCCGACGCGTGGGGCCGGCGCCGCCTGATCCTGGGGGCCGCGCTGGTCTTCATCGTGGGCACGTTCGCCGCGGCGTTCGCGCCGCAGGCCTCGTTCCTCATCGGTGCCCGGCTGCTGATCGGTGTCGGTGTCGGCATCGCCTCGGTCGTCGTCCCGCTCTACCTGACGGAACTGGCGCCGGTGGAGGTGCGCGGCGGCCTCGCCTCCCTCATGCAACTCCTGGTGACCGTCGGCATCTTCCTCGCCTACCTCACCGACTACGCCCTGGCCGACGCGCACGCCTGGCGCTGGATGATCGGCCTCGGTGTGGTGCCGGCGGCCGTCCTGGCCCTCGGCATCCTCACCCAGCCGGAGAGTCCGCGCTGGCTGGCCGGCCGGGGGCGCCGGGACGACGCCCGCGACGTCCTGACCCGCCTGCGCGGCGACGGCGAGGCCGCCCGCGCCGAACTCGGCGAGATCGAGAAGACGCTGGAGCAGGAACGCGCGCAGACGGAGCGGCTGAACCTGCGCGCCCTGCTCGCACCGCGGCTGCGGCCCGTGCTCGTCGTGGGCGTGCTGCTGGTGTTCTTCCAGAACTTCGGTGGCATCAACACGATCATCTACTACGCTCCGACGCTGCTGACCAGCATCGGATTCGGCGCCAACGGGGCGATCCTCGCGAACGTCGGCATCGGCCTGGTCAACATGCTGATGACGCTCCCCGCGATGCGCCTCATCGACCGGCGCGGGCGTCGGCCCCTGCTGCTGTGGGGATCGGTCGGCATGTGCGCCGGCATGGTCGTCCTGGCCGCGGTGAACCTCACGCCGCTCGGCCACGGGCCGCTGCTCGCCCCGCTGACGCTCTTCGGCGTGGCGCTCTACGTGGCCGCGTTCGCCGCGTCCTGGGGGCCGGTGCAGTGGGTGATGCTGCCCGAGCTGTTCCCCACCCGCATCCGCGCGGGAGCGGTCGGCGTGTGCGTGGTGTTCAACTGGCTCTTCAACATGGCCGTGGCGCTGGTCTTCCCGTCCCTGCTCAGCGCGTGGGGAGCCGGGGCCAACTTCGTGATCTTCGCCGTCACGACGTTCCTCTCCGGTGTCTTCGTCAAGCGACTGCTGCCGGAGACCCGGGGGCGCACCCTGGAGCAGATCGAGCGGGACCTGCTGCACCGCGGGGAAACGGCCACCGCGGCGGACGGGACCGAGTCCCGGCCCGCGGAACTGCCCGCCCCGACCGCGTCGGTGGGCTGA